TGATACCGGATGCACAGTCAAAGTACAATACTTTCTTCGCCAAATTACTTTCCTCCCCTTATATACCGTCATTTCACCGGCTGCGTTTTCCCGCCAGACAGTTAATGCTGTGCGCCATATAGCCCGCGCCGAAACCATTATCTATGTTGACTACGCTGGTGCCGCTCGCGCAACTGTTCAGCATGGCAAGCAGCGCCGCCAGACCGTTAAAACTGGCTCCATAACCCACAGAGGTCGGCACCGCAATTACCGGCTTGTCCGTCAGACCGCCGATTACAGATGCCAGTGCTCCTTCCATTCCCGCCACCGCAATTACAACATTCGCGCGGGTGAGCACATCCATCTTTGCCAGCAGGCGGTGAATGCCCGCCACGCCCACATCGTAGATTTCCTCCACCTCATTTCCGAGGAAACGCGCTGTCAGCGCCGCTTCTCTCGCCACCGGCAAATCCGACGTTCCGGCGCACGCCACCAGAATCATGCCATTATTAAACGGCTGCGCAGGTTTGCCCCGGCTGATGATACGCGCCAGCTCATCGTATTCCATATCCGGGCAGATTTTTCTGACAGCCTCATATTTTTCCCGGCTGCAGCGTGTTCCGAAAATATGCTCCGCGCCATGCTCCAGCATATTTTTCACAATTCCGCAAATCTGCTCCTGCGTCTTTCCGGCACAGTAGATGATTTCCGGCACGCCGGTGCGCACCTCCCGGTGGTAATCCACCTTGGCGTATCCCAGCTCCTCAAAAGGCTCTATTTTGAGCATTTTTTCTGCTTCTTCCGCCCGTATTTCTCCCTTTTCCAGTTTCTGTAAAATCTCCATTGTATTCACAAAGCGTCATCTCCTTTTCCGGCTTCGTAACCGTTCAGACGGGCTGCCCTGTCACCTGCGGCAGACCGTTTTTATTACAGCGGACCGGTCCCGCTTATATTAATCAAACACGCCGCTGCGGATTCCTTCCAGGTCGAGTGTGACAAACGAAAATCCCAGTTCTCTGATTTTCTGAATCTGTCCGGTAAGCGTCACCAGACGTCCCATATCTTCCCGCGGCACCTCAATACGCGCAATCATATCATGAACCCGCACACGGCAAGCCGCAAATCCGGCATCATGCAGAATTTTTTCCGCCTCCCCCACCCGCTGCAGTTTTTCCGCAGTCAGATGCGTATGATATGAGAACCTGGATGCCAGGCACGCCTGCGACGGCTTGTTCCAGATGGAAATCCCCCACTCTCTTGCACAGGTGCGGATATCCTGCTTTGTAAATCCGCTCTCAAAAAGCGGCGAAATGATACCGATTTCCTCCGCCGCCTGCGCACCCGGCCGGTATACCCCGGCATCGTCCGCATTTTTGCCGTCCGCCACCGCCGTAAATCCGTTTTCTGCTGCACATTCCTTTATCCGGCTCATCAGATGCTTTTTGCAAAAATAGCAGCGCCGTTTATCGTTCTCTGCAAACTCCGGAATTGCAAGCACATCCACCTCCAGAATACGGTAATCTGCCCCCATATCTTTAAGAAGCCGCTCTGCTTCGCACACCTCCGCCTCCGGCATCATCAGTCCCCGGCAGAGAACAGCCAGCACCTGCTCTTTCCCCAGCGCCCGCAGCGCCGCCGCCAGCAGGAAATGAGAATCAATTCCCCCGGAGTAAGCAACCGCAAGCCTGCCTTTTTCCTGCAGAATGCTCTGCAGCTTATCTGTTTTTTCTGTCATATGCTTCTCCTTCCGATTTCCGTTAATGCTCATACCGGCTGCGAAGCAGCGCAATTTCCCGCGCATAGCCTTCGTCATCGTTGGGTGTTTCCAGAATAAACGGAAGGTGGCAGAGCTTCGGATGATTTATTACGCGCACCAGCGCTTCCAGCCCAATCTGGCCCTCGCCGATTCTGGCGTGGCGGTCCTTATGGCTGCCGCACGGGTTCATACTGTCATTCAGATGGATTGCGCAGAGCCGTTCCAGCCCGATAATACGGTCGAATTCTTCCAGAACGCCGTCCAGGTTTCCGGCAATATCGTAGCCGCCGTCCCATACATGGCAGGTGTCCAGACAGACGCCCATTTTCTCCTGCAGTTCAACTTTATCCAGTATGGCGCGCAGCTCTTCAAAAGTACGTCCGATTTCACTGCCTTTTCCGGACATTGTCTCCAGCAGCACGATCGTACTCTGCCCTGGTGTGAGCGTTTCATTCAGCATCTGCGCCGTGTAGGCAATTCCCGCCTCCGCTCCCTGCTTCACATGGCTGCCCGGATGAAAATTATAGTAATTTCCCGGCGTGTACTCCAGCCGTTTCAAATCATCCGCAAAAGTATTTTTCGCAAATTCCCGCAGATGCGCATCCGCCGAGCACGGATTTAACGTATAAGGCGCATGCGCCACCAGCTTTTCGAAGCCCTGTTCCTTTGCGAATTGAAGAAACGCTGCCGCGTCCTCCGGATTTATCTCCTTTGCTTTCCCGCCGCGCGGATTTCTGGTAAAAAACGCAAAGGTATTTGCGCCCAGCCTGACTGCCATTTTCCCCATTGCGAGATAGCCTTTTGAGGATGACAGATGATTTCCTATTTTCAGCATACTAAATTCCTTTCCATCATTAAAAAAGCAGATTCACAAAACCGATAACCGCACCAAGCAGACCGCCGATCCACACCAGCGCATTCAGCTCCCTGCGTGAAATATCCATAATCAGAGCTTCCAGTTCCCGTATATCAAATTCATTAATTTTTTCTTCAACAATGCCGGAAACATCCAGCCGCTCGATAAAACGCCCGGATTTCTTTTCCAGTATCTCCAGATACAGGTCCCAGATTTTTTCTTTGAACACATCTTTTTTCTGCCAGAGCAGCGTCGCCGCCTCTTTTACCGGCTTGTCCATCCATTTCCGGTACCCGTCGTCAATATAGCCTTTTATGATAGCCGGGCACTGCATGGCAATCACCTCGTCAATCCGCTCCGCAATCGCATCCTGCGACTTGCGGATAGCCGGTTCCGCAACCATTGCCACCATCGTATTCAGATTTGACAGAATCTCCGTGATTGCGTATTCCAGGATTGTATCCCCGATTTTCTGCGATATTATTTTATCCGTAACGTAGGCTGATATCGTATCCCCCGCGTATTCCTCTGCGGAATTGATTGCCGGATACACGCCCTTTCGTTCCAGATATTCCTGCACGGTACCTTCCTCATGCCCCAGCTTTTCTATTACGCTGTCCACTTTTCTGTGAAACGCATCGTGAAGCGTATCCGACGCAAGCGCCTTCTGCAGCGTATCCTTATCCAGCAGCTTGTCCCCGATGACTCTGCCGATTGCCTTCGCCAGTCTGGGCTGCTCTTTGGGAATCAGTCCCGGCGTAAAGGGCAGCGTAAACTTCCCGATTTTCACCGGGTGAAACGGGCGGAACAACATTCTGATGGCGATACCATTTGTAATAAGCCCAATCAGACCGCCAATCACCGGCGCTGCAATTATTTTAAAATCTATCATTTTACATCATCCACTCTTTTTCTATTGTCTCCTTCAGTTCCCCAAACATCGGATAAAAGCGGGTTTTTGTATCCTTTATAATATCCTCCGCAATCGCTTTGTTATACGCGTGTGTGACATTATTGCGGGCAACCAGCGCCGACATCCATAGTTCCTCATCAGAAATCAGACCTGCCTGGTAGGCGGTTTTCAGAATCTGCCTGGGCGACCCGGTTTTTCCTTCCGCAAATCCATCGCGCTCCAGAATTTCCTTCATTGCCTTCCATGATTGCTCAAAGCAGACCTCGTAGAGACCAACCATCCCGGTCAGTTCCACATTTCCATATGGCTCCGTATAGTCAAAGATATCTTTCAGATTTTTATACGCATTACAAAAATTCTCAAATTTTTTCATAAAGCAGTATTCCTTCCTCCTTGATTGCCGCTCTGAGCTCCGGCTCAACGGCTGCTCCAAGATTCACTATGTCAAATTTCAAAAGCGTCGGCGCCTCTTCATCCGCCAGGATAGTGAATTTATCCGTATTTCCGCCAAACACCGCCAAATCAATATCGCTTCTTTCTTTAAAATCTCCTCTCGCCCGTGAACCAAACAATATCACGCGCTCAATATTGCACTCCTGTGCATATTGTTTAAGCGCAGCAAGAACTTTTTCTTTTATCCCTGTTTTCTGACATATTGTATTTTCCATAAAGCACCCCTGCAAAATATCATACCATATTCTGCCGCCCGATGTCCACGAAATTAATTATACAGAGCTTCCTGGAACACAATCTTTCTGAATGATACTTCTGATTCTGCATACACTAATCGAAGCAGACAATGCGTGTATTGCAGCAATTCAGACAGGCGCCCGCCCCGGCTGCAGCAATCACAGAAAGGAGCATTTATATGAGCAGATATACAAAAAACGAAGATATTACAGAATCTTATGATTATCTGGGAAAATCGGCTTCCCGGACGGACTGTACCGGGCTGATTCCCTCCGCGCCGCAGAGCGACTACGAGCTGGAATCCTATGAAAATATATATCCGTTTCTTCCGCCACATATTGCAAACAAAGAAGGACCGGGCGACGCTTCCGGAAAAACGGACGCGCATGGCAGACTGCCCGGCGCCCGCGGCTGAAGTCACACAGACTTCCAGAACCGCTGGTTACTGTGAACAGAGTGAACAGTAACAACCGCTTTAACGGATTCCACAACCATTTCAAAAACACTTGTGCGAATCACCTTCTATGATATATAATATAAAGAAAACAGAATTCATAGGAGGTACATATGGAAAAGTCAAAGGTTTATTTTACAAATCTGCGTACAGACGGAAATCATAATCTGCAGCAGAAGCTCACCCGACTGATTAAAAAAGCAGGCATTGCCAATATTGATTTTGAAAATAAATATGTTGCAATTAAAATCCATTTTGGCGAGCCGGGTAATCTTGCCTACCTTCGCCCGAACTATGCAAAAACGGTTGTAGATATCGTGAAGGAACTCGGCGGAAAGCCGTTTCTTACGGACTGCAATACGCTTTATGTCGGCGGAAGGAAAAACGCGCTGGACCACATCGAAAGCGCTTATGTGAACGGCTTTTCTCCGTTTTCCACCGGCTGCCATATCCTGATTGCCGATGGTCTGAAGGGAACGGATGACGTGCAGGTTCCGGTAAGCGGCGGTGAATATGTAAAAGAAGCGAAAATCGGACGCGCTGTGATGGACGCCGATATTGTAATCAGCCTGAATCATTTTAAGGGACACGAGGCAACCGGTTTTGGCGGCGCTCTGAAGAATCTCGGCATGGGCTGCGGTTCCCGCGCCGGAAAAATGGAAATGCACAGCGCAGGAAAGCCGTCGGTCAATACGGATGCCTGCATAGGATGCGGAGCCTGCAGCCGTATCTGCGCACATGGTGCCGCTGTTGTAACAGACAAAAAAGCTTCTATCGACCACAATAAATGTGTCGGCTGCGGAAGATGCATCGGCGTCTGTCCGAAGGATGCCGTAGAGGCAGCGAGCGATGAGGCAAATGATATCTTAAACTGCAAAATCGCCGAGTATTCCAAGGCAGTTATCGACGGCAGACCGAATTTCCATATCAGTCTGGTGGTGGATGTTTCCCCGAACTGCGACTGCCATGCGGAAAATGACCTGCCAATCGTACCGGATGTCGGCATGTTCGCTTCCTTCGACCCGGTTGCGCTTGATGTGGCATGTGCCGACGCTGTAAATGCACAGCCGGTCATTCACGGCAGTATTCTGGATGAAGCCCGCCAGAAGCACGACCATACCGGACATGACCATTTCCACATGAATCATCCGGATACAAACTGGAAATCCTGCATCGAACATGCAAAGAAAATCGGTATCGGAACCGATGAATATGAATTAATTGAAGTATAAAACCCGCAGAGTATTGCATCAGCAGCCGGTCAGCCGGCTGCTGATTTTCTGCGAAAGTCCTGTTGCCGGCATTGCACTGCTAAAAAACACCGGACAGCATTTCCCCCAGAGTTTCTGCCGGTTCGCTGTGCGGTGTGTTCCGGTAGCGGTCACTGAGATACTCTCCCGGAACACGTCCCTCATCGGACAGTGTTTTTAAATAACTTTCTTCATCCCTGTAGGTGTGCAGAAACACCAGACTGTTCCGGGAAATTACCGGCATCTGTTCCAGATCCAGCAGAACCTCCCGCAGCTCATCCGGAGCCATACACAGGTTTTTTCCCAGAACAATCGCTTTGATATGCCCCAGATCCAGATATTTATCCAGTTCATTCTGATAGTTTGCCCGGATTTCGTCCACACTGTCTCCCTCCACCAGAAAATCCCCGAACCCGCCCGTCAGCGTTCCGCCGCGCCAGTCCAGTTCCATTGCCTGTGCAAAGATACGGTCTTCCAGTTCGCGCGCCGCGCATCCGCAGAGTGCCGCCGCACATACCGCACACATCAGCAGCATTTTCACAATCCGCATTTTTTCTTCATCCTTTCCAGTATACTAAGAAAAACAGGCGTTGCCGCCAGCAGCGGCACCAGAGCGCAAAGTCCCCATCTGAAATACAGGTGCGCGGCATTTTCATAGCTTCCCGTCAGCAGCGCCGGAAGTGTTCCTGCCGCAAATGTGCCTGCCGTCAGCCAGACGCTTTTGTTTTCCGGCAACAGTTCTCCCGCTATCCGCCTCAGATAATGGAATGCATTCCCGGCAGCAAGGAAAAGACCGGGAAGCAAAACCGCCAGAAATACTGCGTCCCACCGCTGTAAAAACCCGCCCGGTACCGAGGCGCTGCTCATGAGCGTCAGAGCCGGCCAGGGCAGGCGCGAAAAGCTGCTCTCCCCGAAAACTCCCAGCGCGATCCCAAATACGGCAAGCAGAACCCCCGCCGTAAGAAGTATTCCCTTCTGCATCGCTCCTCTAAGCGTTTTTACGGACCGGCTTTTCCGGCGGCTGATATACGGCAGTTCGTATAAAATCAGGGTCACTTCAAAGAAACTGCCGGCTGCTGCGCCGCTTCTGCCCAGAATTTTCATTATGTCAAAATTCCCCGCATCATGAAAGCTTCCGTTGCCGGATAAATTTTCCAGTCTTACCGACCCCGCCGACGCAAGCAGCATAATAATCAGCGCCGCCGCGACCGGAAGGAAAAATATCTCCGCCATCCGTCCGCATATCTGTCCGTCGTCCGCGCTCCTGCCCTGCGGCTTTATCTCCTGCTTTTCCATATGGCTCCCTGCCATCCGGCACCGCCCTCCCGATGCCGTCGCCGCGCCTGCCAGAAGCGTGCAGACCAGCAGCGTATTCTCTGACGTTTCCGGAAGCAGGTACAGTCGGCAGATGGCTCCCGTAAGCCTCGCCAGATACGCCAGATGCAGTATTAAAAATAAAATCATCAGAATACTGAAGGCATACGCCGTATATCTGCCCACCCGCTCCTGCAGATATACGGTGAAGCCGCCCGGTGCAGATACCGGATTTTCGTTACGCACCGTAGTTCCGGTATCTGCGGAATTTCCGGTATATTCCGCAATCCCGGCAATCAGTCCGGTATAAAGGAATGCCCAGAAAATTCCAAGTGCCACCGCCGCCAGAAATTCCGCTCCCGACATTCCCGTGCCCACATATGGCAGAAACAGCATTAATCTGGCAGTCAGACTGATAAAAAGCAGACGTGAAATCTGATGAACCGATATTTTCCCATTATTTGCGAGCATTGTCCCCCTCCTTTTGCCGCATACGGACCCGCTGTCTGTGCCAGGCAAAAAGCGGGCGTCTCTGCAGTGTCCGCATCGGCCAGCGCAGCAGACTGTCGCGCAGATCATATGCGTCATTTACTTCCGGCATGGCAAACGGGTTCAGGTACGGAACACCAAAGCTCTGCAGGCGGGTCAGATGCAGTGCCAGGAAATAACCTCCGAGCGCAATTCCCACAATGCCAAGAGCCCCTCCCAGAAAAACGTTTACATATTTTATGAGACGGAGCGCCTCCGAAAATTCTTCATTTGGAACCGAAAAGGAACCAAGCGCCGTCAGCGCAACCACCACGACGGTCATCGGACTGACAAGATTTGCCGACACCGCCGACTGCCCGATGATAAGCCCACCGACAATACCGATGGTATTTCCGATTGCTCCCGGCATTCTGAGCCCTGCCTCACGAATCAGCTCAAAAGCAAGCTCCATTAAAAGAACCTCCAGAAGAACCGGAAACGGCACTCCCGCTCTCGCCTCTGCCAGAGACAATATGAGATTTGTCGGAAGAAGCTGTGTATGATAACAGCTTGCAGCCACATACAGCCCCGGCAGAAACGCTGCCAGAAATGCCGCCAGATACCGTATCAGGCGCAAAAAGGAAACCACCATAAAATGACGGTAGTAATCGTCGCCCGTCTGAAACATACTGTTTACGGTAGCCGGCAGAATCAGCGCTTCCGGTGAATGGTCCAGCAGAATTGCCGCCCTTCCCTCCAGCAGCGCCTGGGCGGTGCGGTCCGGGCGTTCACTCGCCTGGCACTGCGGAAACGGCGACCAGACATTTTCTTTCATAAGCTGCTCCAGCATACCGCCATCCATCACACTGTCAATATCCGGCACACGCAGCTTCGTCCGCACCTGCTCCAGAATCTTTCCGTAAGCCACTCCCTCCAGATACAGAAGAACCGCCTCCGTCTTCGTGCGGCGCCCCAGCACCCATTTTTCCTGCGTCAGCGCACCGTCACGGATGCGCTTCTCTATCAGAGAAATATTCGTACCGATATCCTCCGTAAAAGCCTCTCTGGAGCCGCGGATGTTTTTTTCACCCTCCGCTTTTGGTATTTCCATAGATTTCCTCCTGTCGCTGTTATAATCAATATATTGCATCATTCTCCGGATACCTGGCAGCACTAAAACATCCACCAGAATTTTTTTAGTATGCATAACATCAAAAAAAGAGAGAACCGTGCAAAAACGTTCTCTCTTTATCCTGTCCATTTCTTTCCTTTTTATTCTCTAATGCTTTTCCCCTGCAGTCCACTTTTCCTTATGACGTGACTGCCTTGCAGCCCTGCATGCACTGTTCCTGTAATCTTCAGTATTGTTCTATTTTAACATTTCCTGTCAGGCTCTGCACCATTGAATCCTTCTGGTTATTGATATGCACGCGCATAGCGCTTCCGGCTTTCGCCGCATCCCGCTTCTTCAGGGCACGGCGGATGGTGTCGTGCTCTTCCACCAGCAGGCGGTGCATCCGCTTATCCTTCAGATATTCCAGACGGTAACGGTACATTTGCTCGCGGATATTCTGCAGCATCTGCTGCAGGCGGCGGTTGTTGGCCGCACTGTATATAATCTCATGAAATGCCATGTCTGTTTCCACACAGGCAAGCAGATTGTCCTCCTCCAGGCTGCGGCGGAATTCGCCCGCCGCTTTTTTCAAATCGCGGAGCTGCTCCTCGGTAATGTATTCACATGCCTTCTGGACAGCAAGCTCTTCCAGGGCGGCGCGCACCTCCAGCACGTCCTCCAGATCCTGCAGCGTAATCTCCGCCACCACCGCGCCGCGCCGCGGCATCATGCGCACCAGTCCTTCCAGCTCCAGCTTCCGGATAGCCTCACGCACCGGTGTGCGGCTCACCCCCAGGCGCTGGGCAAGCTGGATTTCCATAAGGCGCTCGCCCGGCTTCAGTTCGCCCTTTAAAATTGCCTTCCGCAATGTGTTAAATACCACATCCCGCAGCGGAAGATATTCGTTCATATCCACATGGAAATTATCGTTCATTTTCTCCTCCGTATTACATAATGCCCCGCACTACGCCTCCCGGCAGTCTGCACGGCATCCTCTGCCTCTATGATACAAGATAGACCTGTTTTGCTTCCCCGCCTCCGTCAAGCGCCCGGTAAGCCTCCTGCGCCGCCGCGGCATCCTCGAATAATCCGAACACGGTCGGACCACTTCCGCTCATCATGGCATTCAGTGCGCCGTGCTCTTTCATCACTTCCTTTATCCGGCGGATAACAGGGTATTCCGGAATGGTAACCGTCTCCAGCACATTTCCCATAAGACGCGCCAGTCCGTGCAGATCGCCGCGCTTCAGGGCCTCGATCTGTCCGTCGATGTCCGGGTGTTCTTTTAATTCGTCCGCCCGCAGATTCCCGTACACAAATTTTGTGGATACATGGATACCGGGCTTCGCAATCAGAATGTGACATTCCGGCATGGGCGGCAGCGGCGTCAGCCTTTCCCCGATTCCCTCCGCCAGCGCGGTTCCGCGCATGACGCAGAACGGAACATCCGCGCCGATTTTCACACCGCGCTTCATCAGCTGCTCCGTATCCAGTCCCAGCTCAAACAATTTATTTACGCCAACCAGCGTGGCAGCGGCATCCGAGCTTCCGCCCGCCATGCCGGCGGCCACCGGAATATATTTGCCAAGCTCGATTTCCACGCCCTGTTTTATCTGAAACTCGTCCATCAGAAGCTTTGCTGCCCGGTATACCAGATTATCCTCCCCGGTAGGCAGGAAGCGCAGATTTGTCCGTATGGAAATCTGTCCGTCCGCCGCCGGGCGGATTACCAGTCTGTCGTACAGCCCGATGGTCTGCATAATCATTCGTACCTCGTGATAACCGTCTTCTCTTTTTCGAAGTACATCAAGACCGAGGTTGATTTTCGCCTTTGCCTTCAGTTTTATTTCTTTCATTGTGTACCTCACTCGTATTTTGTATACAATCCTGTCAAGATTGTATCATGTTCCGTGCAGGATTGCAACCGTTGTCAGCTCACAGTTTTCAAACTGTTTTCAAAATTATAAGCTGCGTGCCAGGCCGGATATCCTTCTCCTCTATCTTGTTCAGCGCGCATATCCGCTGCGGTGTCGTGAAATAGTGTTTAGAAATTTCCCAGAGCGTATCCTCCGGCTGTACAAGATATCCGACAATTCCCGGCAGCTCCTGCAGCTTCTTCAGATCCAGCTCGTGCTCCTCAATATCCACAATGCACTGCTCATGATGGATGCGCACCACAAAGGCATTCAGATTTACGCAGATTTTTGCCTCGATTTCTTCGCTGTCAATCATGGTCGTGGACAACTGCTCCAGGTCGGTCTGCAGCGTAAAGCGGCAATCCGGCGTGATGTTTTTCACCTCGATGGTCTGCGTAAACGGCACGGCGCCCTCCATGACTGCATAGGGAGCCTGGTCATCTGGAGAGACATACAGAATCGTGACAAAAACCGCTCCCTCCACCTCGATTCCCTGCTCTGTAATGGCGGTGTTATCAATGCGCACCTCCCCACGGCTGCTGCAGGTCTGAAGCATACGCGGCTGCCTGCCATCCAGATGGATACGCTCGCTCGCCCGGATTTTGGAAAAGTTTTTCACCAGAAGGCTCTCGTAGACCTGCTGCTGTGTGACTGGCTGCAGATTCCTGACGGGCGAATAAATATCCTCCAGCACGCGCACCTGTTCCTCCCGGTATAGCTTGATATCTAAATCCAGCACCGCTTCAATGGACAGCAGACGCCGCTCCCCGTCATAATCCTCCAGCACCTCCAGGCTGCTCTGGGAGAGTACGATGTCAATCTGTGGAATCATATCCGCCGTGCATTCTTTGCACTCGATGGTTCCCTGAAACGGCAGGGCAGTCTCCAGCCACTGCTTTGTGCGGTTTTCATCGTCCCCCTCATACAGCACAAATACGAATAATTCTCCCTTAATGTCCAGTTGCCCGTCCAGTACGCGGCTGTCTGTTCCTCTGAGCTGGATACTCTCCCAGAGAACATTGGCAATATTAGGTTTATTGGAA
This is a stretch of genomic DNA from Marvinbryantia formatexigens DSM 14469. It encodes these proteins:
- the larB gene encoding nickel pincer cofactor biosynthesis protein LarB — encoded protein: MEILQKLEKGEIRAEEAEKMLKIEPFEELGYAKVDYHREVRTGVPEIIYCAGKTQEQICGIVKNMLEHGAEHIFGTRCSREKYEAVRKICPDMEYDELARIISRGKPAQPFNNGMILVACAGTSDLPVAREAALTARFLGNEVEEIYDVGVAGIHRLLAKMDVLTRANVVIAVAGMEGALASVIGGLTDKPVIAVPTSVGYGASFNGLAALLAMLNSCASGTSVVNIDNGFGAGYMAHSINCLAGKRSR
- a CDS encoding HI0074 family nucleotidyltransferase substrate-binding subunit gives rise to the protein MKKFENFCNAYKNLKDIFDYTEPYGNVELTGMVGLYEVCFEQSWKAMKEILERDGFAEGKTGSPRQILKTAYQAGLISDEELWMSALVARNNVTHAYNKAIAEDIIKDTKTRFYPMFGELKETIEKEWMM
- a CDS encoding GntR family transcriptional regulator; this encodes MNDNFHVDMNEYLPLRDVVFNTLRKAILKGELKPGERLMEIQLAQRLGVSRTPVREAIRKLELEGLVRMMPRRGAVVAEITLQDLEDVLEVRAALEELAVQKACEYITEEQLRDLKKAAGEFRRSLEEDNLLACVETDMAFHEIIYSAANNRRLQQMLQNIREQMYRYRLEYLKDKRMHRLLVEEHDTIRRALKKRDAAKAGSAMRVHINNQKDSMVQSLTGNVKIEQY
- a CDS encoding deoxyribonuclease IV, yielding MLKIGNHLSSSKGYLAMGKMAVRLGANTFAFFTRNPRGGKAKEINPEDAAAFLQFAKEQGFEKLVAHAPYTLNPCSADAHLREFAKNTFADDLKRLEYTPGNYYNFHPGSHVKQGAEAGIAYTAQMLNETLTPGQSTIVLLETMSGKGSEIGRTFEELRAILDKVELQEKMGVCLDTCHVWDGGYDIAGNLDGVLEEFDRIIGLERLCAIHLNDSMNPCGSHKDRHARIGEGQIGLEALVRVINHPKLCHLPFILETPNDDEGYAREIALLRSRYEH
- a CDS encoding DUF445 domain-containing protein gives rise to the protein MIDFKIIAAPVIGGLIGLITNGIAIRMLFRPFHPVKIGKFTLPFTPGLIPKEQPRLAKAIGRVIGDKLLDKDTLQKALASDTLHDAFHRKVDSVIEKLGHEEGTVQEYLERKGVYPAINSAEEYAGDTISAYVTDKIISQKIGDTILEYAITEILSNLNTMVAMVAEPAIRKSQDAIAERIDEVIAMQCPAIIKGYIDDGYRKWMDKPVKEAATLLWQKKDVFKEKIWDLYLEILEKKSGRFIERLDVSGIVEEKINEFDIRELEALIMDISRRELNALVWIGGLLGAVIGFVNLLF
- the ispE gene encoding 4-(cytidine 5'-diphospho)-2-C-methyl-D-erythritol kinase; translation: MKEIKLKAKAKINLGLDVLRKREDGYHEVRMIMQTIGLYDRLVIRPAADGQISIRTNLRFLPTGEDNLVYRAAKLLMDEFQIKQGVEIELGKYIPVAAGMAGGSSDAAATLVGVNKLFELGLDTEQLMKRGVKIGADVPFCVMRGTALAEGIGERLTPLPPMPECHILIAKPGIHVSTKFVYGNLRADELKEHPDIDGQIEALKRGDLHGLARLMGNVLETVTIPEYPVIRRIKEVMKEHGALNAMMSGSGPTVFGLFEDAAAAQEAYRALDGGGEAKQVYLVS
- a CDS encoding spore germination protein, translating into MEIPKAEGEKNIRGSREAFTEDIGTNISLIEKRIRDGALTQEKWVLGRRTKTEAVLLYLEGVAYGKILEQVRTKLRVPDIDSVMDGGMLEQLMKENVWSPFPQCQASERPDRTAQALLEGRAAILLDHSPEALILPATVNSMFQTGDDYYRHFMVVSFLRLIRYLAAFLAAFLPGLYVAASCYHTQLLPTNLILSLAEARAGVPFPVLLEVLLMELAFELIREAGLRMPGAIGNTIGIVGGLIIGQSAVSANLVSPMTVVVVALTALGSFSVPNEEFSEALRLIKYVNVFLGGALGIVGIALGGYFLALHLTRLQSFGVPYLNPFAMPEVNDAYDLRDSLLRWPMRTLQRRPLFAWHRQRVRMRQKEGDNARK
- a CDS encoding nucleotidyltransferase family protein, which translates into the protein MENTICQKTGIKEKVLAALKQYAQECNIERVILFGSRARGDFKERSDIDLAVFGGNTDKFTILADEEAPTLLKFDIVNLGAAVEPELRAAIKEEGILLYEKI
- a CDS encoding GerAB/ArcD/ProY family transporter translates to MLANNGKISVHQISRLLFISLTARLMLFLPYVGTGMSGAEFLAAVALGIFWAFLYTGLIAGIAEYTGNSADTGTTVRNENPVSAPGGFTVYLQERVGRYTAYAFSILMILFLILHLAYLARLTGAICRLYLLPETSENTLLVCTLLAGAATASGGRCRMAGSHMEKQEIKPQGRSADDGQICGRMAEIFFLPVAAALIIMLLASAGSVRLENLSGNGSFHDAGNFDIMKILGRSGAAAGSFFEVTLILYELPYISRRKSRSVKTLRGAMQKGILLTAGVLLAVFGIALGVFGESSFSRLPWPALTLMSSASVPGGFLQRWDAVFLAVLLPGLFLAAGNAFHYLRRIAGELLPENKSVWLTAGTFAAGTLPALLTGSYENAAHLYFRWGLCALVPLLAATPVFLSILERMKKKCGL
- a CDS encoding DUF362 domain-containing protein yields the protein MEKSKVYFTNLRTDGNHNLQQKLTRLIKKAGIANIDFENKYVAIKIHFGEPGNLAYLRPNYAKTVVDIVKELGGKPFLTDCNTLYVGGRKNALDHIESAYVNGFSPFSTGCHILIADGLKGTDDVQVPVSGGEYVKEAKIGRAVMDADIVISLNHFKGHEATGFGGALKNLGMGCGSRAGKMEMHSAGKPSVNTDACIGCGACSRICAHGAAVVTDKKASIDHNKCVGCGRCIGVCPKDAVEAASDEANDILNCKIAEYSKAVIDGRPNFHISLVVDVSPNCDCHAENDLPIVPDVGMFASFDPVALDVACADAVNAQPVIHGSILDEARQKHDHTGHDHFHMNHPDTNWKSCIEHAKKIGIGTDEYELIEV
- the larE gene encoding ATP-dependent sacrificial sulfur transferase LarE, giving the protein MTEKTDKLQSILQEKGRLAVAYSGGIDSHFLLAAALRALGKEQVLAVLCRGLMMPEAEVCEAERLLKDMGADYRILEVDVLAIPEFAENDKRRCYFCKKHLMSRIKECAAENGFTAVADGKNADDAGVYRPGAQAAEEIGIISPLFESGFTKQDIRTCAREWGISIWNKPSQACLASRFSYHTHLTAEKLQRVGEAEKILHDAGFAACRVRVHDMIARIEVPREDMGRLVTLTGQIQKIRELGFSFVTLDLEGIRSGVFD